In Pseudomonas rhizosphaerae, one DNA window encodes the following:
- a CDS encoding GspE/PulE family protein, whose translation MTLVATPHRHRHDCDLDIDELVDDLLADGLIEPHTAQALHKDFQHAGALRLHPLQRLADCRLPDPRQPGQLLDLDALSQWLAHHAGQAYLRIDPLCIDVPTVVALMPQAFALRHGILAVAVDEYSVTVASAQPWQRQWEADLAHVLKRTITRVVANPVDIQRFTEQFFQLARSVSGARFQGQSSATGNLEQLLQLGDMAAPAASDQHVVNIVDWLFHYAFEQRASDIHIEPRREFGALRFRIDGLLHCVYRFPEQVTLAIVSRLKSLGRMNVAEKRKPQDGRIKTRLPGGQEIELRLSTLPTAFGEKMVMRIFDPQVLLKDFAQLGLAADDLRRWQQMTTQAHGIVLVTGPTGSGKTTTLYTTLKQLATPQINLCTIEDPIEMVEPAFNQLQVQHNIDLDFASGLRALMRQDPDIIMVGEIRDLETAEMAIQAALTGHLVVSTLHTNDAVSAITRLLELGVAHYLIKATVLGVMAQRLIRTLCEDCKAPARVDPNTWTALIEPWRMAVPKGARRAVGCSRCRDTGYCGRAGVYEVLLMSDGVKACIGANTDFAALRRQACREGMRSLRLGGARQIAAGLTTLEEVLRVTPRIDAM comes from the coding sequence ATGACCCTCGTCGCCACTCCCCACCGGCATCGCCACGACTGCGACCTGGACATCGATGAACTGGTCGACGACCTGCTCGCCGACGGGCTCATCGAACCACACACCGCTCAAGCGCTGCACAAGGATTTCCAGCACGCAGGTGCGCTCCGGCTTCACCCGCTGCAACGGTTGGCGGATTGCCGGCTACCCGATCCGCGCCAACCGGGGCAGTTGCTTGACCTCGATGCCCTGAGCCAGTGGCTGGCCCACCACGCCGGGCAAGCCTACCTGCGCATCGACCCTCTGTGCATCGACGTACCCACCGTGGTTGCCCTGATGCCCCAGGCCTTTGCACTGCGCCACGGCATCCTCGCCGTGGCCGTGGACGAGTACAGCGTCACCGTCGCCAGCGCGCAGCCCTGGCAGCGCCAGTGGGAAGCCGATCTGGCCCATGTGCTCAAGCGCACGATCACGCGGGTGGTGGCCAACCCCGTCGACATCCAGCGCTTCACCGAACAGTTTTTCCAACTCGCGCGCTCGGTCAGCGGCGCCAGGTTCCAGGGCCAGTCCAGTGCCACGGGCAATCTGGAGCAACTACTGCAACTGGGCGACATGGCCGCGCCCGCCGCCAGCGACCAGCACGTCGTCAACATCGTCGACTGGCTGTTCCACTACGCGTTCGAGCAGCGCGCCAGCGACATTCATATCGAGCCGCGGCGCGAGTTCGGTGCGCTGCGCTTTCGCATCGATGGCTTGCTGCATTGCGTGTACCGCTTCCCGGAGCAGGTCACCCTGGCCATCGTCAGCCGCCTGAAGAGCCTGGGGCGCATGAACGTCGCAGAGAAACGCAAGCCCCAGGATGGGCGGATCAAGACCCGCCTGCCCGGGGGCCAGGAGATCGAGTTGCGGCTGTCCACCCTGCCCACCGCCTTCGGCGAAAAGATGGTCATGCGCATCTTCGACCCTCAGGTGTTGCTCAAGGATTTTGCCCAGCTCGGCCTGGCCGCCGACGACCTGCGGCGCTGGCAGCAGATGACCACCCAGGCCCACGGCATCGTGCTGGTCACCGGGCCCACCGGCTCGGGCAAGACCACCACGCTGTACACCACCCTCAAACAGCTGGCGACGCCGCAGATCAACCTGTGCACGATCGAAGATCCGATCGAGATGGTCGAGCCGGCCTTCAACCAGCTGCAGGTGCAGCACAACATCGACCTGGATTTCGCCAGTGGCCTGCGCGCATTGATGAGGCAGGACCCGGATATCATCATGGTCGGTGAAATCCGCGACCTGGAGACGGCCGAGATGGCCATCCAGGCGGCCCTGACCGGCCATCTGGTGGTGTCGACCCTGCACACCAACGATGCCGTGAGTGCGATCACTCGCCTGCTGGAACTTGGGGTCGCGCATTATTTGATCAAGGCCACGGTGCTGGGCGTCATGGCGCAGCGCCTTATACGCACGCTGTGCGAAGACTGCAAGGCACCGGCGCGGGTCGACCCGAACACCTGGACGGCGCTCATCGAGCCCTGGCGCATGGCCGTACCCAAGGGCGCACGACGAGCCGTAGGCTGTTCGCGCTGCCGCGACACCGGCTACTGCGGGCGGGCCGGGGTGTACGAGGTGCTGCTGATGAGCGACGGGGTGAAGGCGTGCATCGGCGCCAATACCGATTTCGCCGCGCTCAGGCGCCAGGCCTGCAGGGAGGGCATGCGCAGCCTGCGCCTGGGTGGTGCGAGGCAGATCGCTGCCGGCCTCACCACGCTCGAGGAGGTGCTGCGTGTGACCCCGCGCATCGACGCGATGTAG
- the argE gene encoding acetylornithine deacetylase, with protein sequence MPLPSMQEQFAALIAAPSVSCTQPSLDQSNGPVIELLANWLSELGFACDIQQVEPGKFNLIATFGSGPGGLVLAGHSDTVPYDEALWNTDPLKLTEVDGRWVGLGSCDMKGFFALAIEAVRGLIDQPFKQPLIILATCDEESSMSGAKALAAAGRPLGRAAVIGEPTGLKPIRLHKGVMMERIDILGRSGHSSDPSLGHSALEAMHGAIGELLDLRRQWQREYNNAQFSVPQPTLNLGCIHGGDNPNRICGQCSLEFDLRPLPGMDPQVLRAAIRSKLAPLAELHQVKIDYAPLFAEVPPFEQRADAELVRVAERLTGHTAAAVGFGTEAPYFQSMGCETLVLGPGNIACAHQPGEYLEMSRLQPTVRLLRELIEHYCLESVIA encoded by the coding sequence ATGCCATTGCCGTCCATGCAGGAACAGTTCGCCGCCCTCATTGCGGCGCCTTCGGTCAGTTGCACCCAGCCCAGCCTGGACCAGTCCAACGGCCCGGTCATCGAGCTGCTGGCCAACTGGTTGTCCGAACTGGGGTTTGCCTGCGACATCCAGCAGGTCGAGCCCGGCAAGTTCAACCTGATCGCCACGTTCGGCAGCGGCCCCGGCGGTCTGGTGCTGGCCGGTCACAGCGACACGGTGCCTTACGACGAGGCGCTGTGGAACACCGACCCGCTCAAGCTCACCGAAGTCGATGGCCGTTGGGTCGGGCTGGGCAGCTGCGACATGAAAGGCTTTTTCGCCCTGGCGATCGAGGCGGTGCGTGGCCTGATCGACCAGCCGTTCAAGCAGCCGCTGATCATCCTGGCCACCTGCGACGAAGAAAGCTCGATGTCCGGTGCCAAGGCGCTGGCCGCCGCCGGTCGTCCGCTGGGCCGTGCCGCGGTGATTGGCGAGCCGACCGGGCTCAAGCCGATCCGCCTGCACAAGGGCGTAATGATGGAACGCATCGACATTCTGGGTCGCAGCGGGCACTCGTCCGATCCAAGCCTGGGCCACAGCGCCCTGGAAGCCATGCACGGGGCGATCGGTGAGTTGCTGGACCTGCGTCGGCAATGGCAGCGCGAATACAACAACGCGCAGTTCAGCGTGCCGCAACCGACCCTGAACCTGGGCTGCATCCATGGCGGCGACAACCCCAATCGCATTTGTGGGCAATGCTCGCTGGAGTTCGACCTGCGGCCGCTGCCGGGCATGGACCCCCAGGTGCTGCGCGCTGCGATCCGCAGCAAGCTGGCGCCGCTGGCCGAGCTGCACCAGGTAAAGATCGACTATGCCCCGCTGTTCGCCGAGGTGCCGCCTTTCGAGCAGCGTGCCGACGCCGAGCTGGTCCGCGTGGCCGAGCGCCTGACCGGGCATACGGCGGCGGCCGTGGGTTTCGGTACCGAGGCACCGTACTTCCAGAGCATGGGCTGCGAAACCCTGGTGCTGGGGCCAGGCAATATTGCTTGTGCGCATCAGCCAGGCGAATACCTGGAAATGTCACGTTTGCAGCCTACCGTGCGTCTATTGCGTGAACTGATCGAGCATTACTGCCTCGAATCGGTGATCGCCTAA
- a CDS encoding inorganic triphosphatase, with protein sequence MHKETEIKLRVSRETLAALREHPLLKKRNKSGWERRELFNQYFDTPARELAAAKVALRLRRDGEEVIQTLKTRGSSVAGLSQRNEYDWNLPKAKLDLKKLDGECWPEQLAELDKKTIKPVFTTDFVRERAEIAWGRGKARVVIEAALDLGKVIVGKQSEEICELELELREGEPAALLELAAELAEKLPLMPCDISKAERGYRLSDPDSYALSLPAPELNAETTLDDAFTALAWHLLANSQRLAEQYRFNGHWRLLQDWVQQLIELRGLVGSLGQAAPRASSNELRTTLDALLEDWRPLVQAGQDDEDVRKAAPEQFAEELLDVRWGQFSLNTSRWLMGRLWTVERNNRGNRQGSAQLQSWLGHLLAEEGAALQLPRYQQQPEDLAEQLPRIERIQSWLHLARGVLDVPEVDRLFGELNKLHALASLDISDEVLDARMQQAIAVSQNRAWKLLLRK encoded by the coding sequence ATGCACAAAGAAACCGAAATCAAACTGCGCGTCAGCCGCGAAACGCTCGCTGCTCTGCGTGAGCACCCCCTGCTGAAAAAGCGCAACAAAAGTGGCTGGGAGCGCCGAGAGCTGTTCAACCAGTACTTCGACACGCCTGCACGCGAACTGGCAGCCGCCAAGGTCGCCCTGCGCCTGCGCCGCGATGGCGAAGAAGTCATCCAGACGCTCAAGACCCGTGGCAGCAGCGTGGCCGGGCTGTCGCAGCGCAACGAATACGACTGGAACCTGCCCAAGGCCAAGCTCGACCTGAAGAAGCTCGACGGCGAATGCTGGCCCGAGCAACTGGCCGAGCTGGACAAGAAGACCATCAAGCCGGTATTCACCACCGACTTCGTCCGCGAGCGCGCGGAAATCGCCTGGGGCCGTGGCAAGGCGCGGGTGGTGATCGAAGCGGCCCTGGACCTGGGCAAGGTCATCGTCGGCAAGCAGTCCGAAGAGATCTGCGAACTGGAACTGGAACTGCGTGAAGGCGAGCCGGCAGCCTTGCTGGAACTGGCCGCCGAACTGGCCGAGAAACTGCCGCTGATGCCTTGCGACATCAGCAAGGCCGAGCGCGGCTATCGTCTCAGCGATCCGGACAGCTACGCCCTGAGCCTGCCCGCCCCGGAATTGAACGCCGAGACCACGCTGGACGACGCCTTCACTGCCCTGGCCTGGCACCTATTGGCGAACAGCCAGCGCTTGGCCGAGCAGTACCGCTTCAATGGCCACTGGCGCCTGCTGCAGGACTGGGTGCAACAGCTCATCGAGTTACGCGGACTGGTCGGCAGCCTGGGCCAGGCCGCGCCGCGTGCCAGCAGCAACGAGCTGCGCACCACCCTCGATGCTCTGCTCGAAGACTGGCGCCCCCTGGTGCAGGCCGGCCAGGACGACGAAGACGTGCGCAAGGCCGCACCCGAACAGTTCGCCGAAGAGTTGCTGGACGTGCGCTGGGGCCAGTTCTCGCTGAACACCTCCCGCTGGCTGATGGGCCGTCTGTGGACGGTCGAACGCAACAACCGCGGCAACCGCCAGGGCAGCGCCCAGTTGCAAAGCTGGTTGGGCCATCTGCTGGCCGAGGAAGGCGCGGCGCTGCAACTGCCGCGCTACCAGCAGCAACCCGAGGACCTGGCCGAGCAGTTGCCGCGTATCGAACGTATCCAGAGCTGGCTGCACCTGGCCCGCGGCGTGCTGGACGTACCGGAAGTCGACCGCCTGTTCGGCGAGCTGAACAAGCTGCACGCCCTGGCCAGCCTGGACATCAGCGATGAAGTGCTAGATGCGCGGATGCAGCAGGCCATTGCCGTGAGCCAGAATCGCGCGTGGAAACTGTTGCTGCGCAAGTAA
- a CDS encoding Lrp/AsnC family transcriptional regulator: MQSPLDAYDRRILALLQEDATLSSAQIAEQVGLSQSPCWRRIQRLKEEGVIRAQVTLLDRKKIGLNTQIFAEVKLNAHGRSNFTEFTEAIRGFPEVLECYVLMGNVDFLLRIVTPDIEAYERFFFEKLSMVPGIQEVNSTVALSEIKSTTSLPVDR; encoded by the coding sequence ATGCAAAGCCCGTTGGATGCTTACGACCGACGTATTCTGGCGTTGCTGCAAGAAGACGCCACGCTGTCCAGTGCACAGATCGCCGAGCAGGTGGGCTTGTCGCAGTCGCCGTGTTGGCGGCGCATCCAGCGGCTCAAGGAGGAGGGGGTGATCAGGGCCCAGGTGACGCTGCTGGACCGCAAGAAAATCGGCCTGAACACGCAGATATTCGCCGAGGTGAAGCTCAACGCCCACGGCCGCTCGAATTTCACCGAGTTCACGGAAGCGATACGGGGTTTTCCAGAGGTGCTGGAGTGCTACGTGCTAATGGGCAACGTCGATTTTCTACTCCGTATCGTCACGCCGGACATCGAAGCCTACGAGCGCTTCTTCTTCGAGAAGCTGTCGATGGTGCCGGGCATTCAAGAGGTGAATTCGACGGTGGCGCTGTCCGAAATCAAGTCGACCACCAGCCTGCCGGTGGATCGGTGA